In a genomic window of Muntiacus reevesi chromosome 1, mMunRee1.1, whole genome shotgun sequence:
- the MARCHF2 gene encoding E3 ubiquitin-protein ligase MARCHF2, with amino-acid sequence MTTGDCCHLPGSLCDCSDSPAFSKVVEATGLGPPQYVAQVTSRDGRLLSTVIRALDTPSDGPFCRICHEGANGESLLSPCGCTGTLGAVHKSCLERWLSSSNTSYCELCHTEFAVEKRSRSLTEWLKDPGPRTEKRTLCCDVVCFLFITPLAAISGWLCLRGAQDHLRLHSHLEALGLIALTIALFTIYVLWTLVSFRYHCQLYSEWRRTNQKVRLKMQADGSEGSQHCPLAAGLLKKVAEETPV; translated from the exons ATGACGACGGGTGACTGTTGTCACCTCCCTGGCTCCCTGTGTGACTGCTCCGACAGCCCTGCCTTCTCCAAGGTCGTGGAGGCCACGGGCCTCGGGCCACCCCAGTATGTGGCCCAGGTGACTTCAAGGGATGGCCGGCTCCTCTCGACCGTCATCCGGGCCTTGGACACACCAAG TGATGGCCCCTTCTGCCGGATCTGCCATGAGGGGGCAAATGGGGAGAGCCTGCTGTCTCCGTGTGGGTGCACTGGCACGCTGGGCGCGGTGCACAAGAGTTGTCTGGAGAGGTGGCTTTCCTCGTCCAACACCAGCTACTGTGAGCTGTGCCATACGGAGTTTGCAGTGGAGAAGCGGTCCCGATCTCTCACAGAG TGGCTGAAGGACCCAGGGCCTCGGACAGAGAAGCGGACGCTGTGCTGTGACGTGGTGTGCTTCCTGTTCATCACTCCACTGGCCGCTATCTCAGGCTGGCTGTGCCTGCGGGGAGCCCAGGACCACCTTCGGCTCCACAGCCATCTGGAGGCCTTGGGGCTGATTGCCCTCACCATCGCCCTCTTCACCATCTATGTCCTCTGGACGCTG GTCTCATTCCGCTACCATTGCCAGCTGTACTCCGAGTGGAGACGGACCAACCAGAAAGTGCGCCTGAAGATGCAGGCTGACGGTTCCGAGGGCAGCCAGCACTGCCCGCTGGCGGCCGGCCTCCTGAAGAAGGTGGCTGAGGAGACGCCCGTGTGA